A portion of the Gigantopelta aegis isolate Gae_Host chromosome 10, Gae_host_genome, whole genome shotgun sequence genome contains these proteins:
- the LOC121383466 gene encoding macro domain-containing protein mll7730-like, which produces METMELTLIKGNITELDVKVNVIVNSTREDLELNHGEVSSAILASAGNTIQQECKDKYKNGIKLGEIAVTSGGKLHCDKIYHTVLPNWQNNGPQVLENVIMACLEKAKGEGYEFIAFPALGTGTLKYPVGDVTKIFFETIIKFQEKSPGPLQKVILIAFHSNDDVIKAFENERLEKVFETRIKIESRMETTIRIALLRTSEQH; this is translated from the exons ATGGAAACGATGGAACTCACTCTCATTAAAGGCAACATCACTGAACTTGACGTGAAG GTTAATGTTATTGTAAACTCCACCAGGGAAGATCTAGAGCTGAATCATGGAGAGGTGTCAAGTGCCATATTAGCAAGTGCGGGAAACACAATACAACAAGAATGTAAAGACAAGTACAAGAACGGGATAAAACTCGGAGAGATTGCAGTCACAAGTGGAGGGAAGTTGCACTGTGATAAAATATACCACACAGTACTGCCAAACTGGCAGAATAATGGACCTCAA gtaTTGGAAAATGTAATCATGGCTTGTCTTGAAAAAGCTAAAGGAGAGGGCTATGAGTTCATCGCTTTTCCTGCCCTTGGCACTGGGACACTGAAGTACCCGGTTGGGGATGTGACCAAAATCTTTTTTGAGACCATTATCAAGTTTCAGGAGAAAAGTCCAGGACCACTTCAGAAGGTGATCCTGATAGCTTTCCATTCCAATGATGATGTTATTAAG GCATTTGAGAATGAGAGATTGGAAAAGGTATTTGAAACAAGAATTAAGATTGAATCGAGAATGGAGACAACCATTCGTATTGCCTTGCTCAGAAC AAGTGAACAACATTAA